One window of the Scylla paramamosain isolate STU-SP2022 chromosome 22, ASM3559412v1, whole genome shotgun sequence genome contains the following:
- the LOC135111539 gene encoding uncharacterized protein LOC135111539: MRSSACFTHRQKMNHSHPGLTGLGEETDTIALQRLLFPVSPEPPKEHWSLETFNTTTMFTQTRWFQAEQRGSTDCSQTCQILDYYRQGVVMGGISILMRYYNHRAQHTHSRTWSQTPSRGQHSTTNTGVSQHTSGPAPLVPATAPVCSLLSSNLIPCHFEEDSIHQYTLSYSGPASDN; the protein is encoded by the exons ATGAGGTCTTCAGCATGTTTCACCCACCGACAG AAGATGAACCACAGCCACCCAGGTCTGACCGGACTTGGAGAAGAAACAGACACCATTGCACTGCAAAGACTCTTGTTTCCTGTAAGCCCAGAGCCCCCTAAAGAACACTGGAGTTTAGAAACATTTAACACCACAACAATGTTTACACAAACAAGATGGTTCCAAGCAGAACAGAGAGGGTCTACTGACTGCTCACAGACATGCCAAATACTCGACTATTACAGGCAAGGAGTCGTTATGGGAGGTATCTCTATACTTATGAGATACTACAATCACAG GGCACAGCACACCCATTCCCGCACATGGAGCCAAACTCCCTCACGTGGCCAGCACAGTACAACAAACACTGGGGTCAGCCAACACACCTCTGGGCCAGCCCCACTTGTCCCAGCAACTGCTCCTGTGTGCAGTCTTCTCTCATCAAATCTGATTCCTTGTCACTTTGAAGAGGACAGCATCCATCAATACACACTTTCCTACTCAGGCCCAGCATCTGACAATTAA